GTTGACTTGTGGGATTGGATGTATGTTGGTATACCTTAATTAGTGGAATAAGGTAATTGTTGTCGTATGTATATTGATACACCTCAGCTAGTGGAGTATGACTGTTGTAGGTTTTTATATATGTTGGTACACCTCGACACATAGTGAGACAAGACTAAAATGTTCGATGGTATGTTGTTGATACAGAGGTCGGGCAGGGTTGATGAGGAGATTGCCATGCTTCATCACAAGTTGAAGCTAATTGAAGATGGCATAACCTTTGTCGGAAGGACTACAAAACAAGCAAGATCTCAAGGGAAGAAGATTCAAATAACTGCTGAGCAAGAGATATCAaggtttttcttttgcattcgtgctgttttttcattttgcattAAGTTAATGGACCTTGCACCTTTACTTGACTTTGAATTTCTCTGTATTCATGCAGAATACTGGGCAACTTGGCCTGGGCTTACTTGCAAAAAGAAGACTATAAAACTGCTGAAGAACATTACCGGTGAGCCTTTAAGatgcaataaaaaaatggaatttatattttatctcttttactttGAAGAGAAAAGTAACAGTTCCTTGTTTGTCTTAACAGGAAAGCATTGTCTTTTGAGGTTGATAGGAACAAACAGTGCAATTTGGCAATATGTTTGATGCATATGAACAAGATCAAAGAAGCAAAGTTTCTACTCCAGGCAGTACGCGCCGCtacaaaaaatagaaagatgGACGACTCCTTTGCTAAATCATTTGAACGCGCTTCTCAGATGCTAATTGAGATAGAGAcgacatcatcatcatcagagAATGCATCATTTTCAATGACGAGTTTGCCTCAGTGCTCTTCACAAGGCTTTGAGAACTTAACAAGAAAGAGCTCTGATAGAGTTAAGAGTAGGACAGAAAACCAGTCTGACACATCTGAGGGGGATGTATCTCATGCCAGGAGGAGATTGTACCAATCCCCTGATCCTGGTAGAAGAGACCTGAATCTGTATGTACCTTGCACAAAGCCAAAAAGATGTTCATGGGGCTTCAACAATGGATATCGAAAGGAAGCTTGGGGAGATGTCCATTCAGATTCTAAATCTTCATTTGGGACTCCTCCCAAAGATAAGCATGTCACGAGGATGCTAAACTCAAGAGAAAATGGTTTGTCTTCTCCTGCCAGTGAAAAGTGGAGGTCAAGTACACTGGAAGGTCCTGCTCTACTAAAGCATGAAGATACAACAGTAACAAATTCTGATTTGTTGCACACTTTGAATACAGAAGCAGCAGTGGAGTTTACTGACCAGGAGAAATCTTCTGCAGGAGACAGTGGTCATAGATATATCATGTCAGAATCACATGCCATGGTTGAGAATGATATCGATGACTCTGCTTCCGGAAATGGAAAACCATATGAGAAGAAGAGTTGGGCAGACATAGTAGAAGAAGAACAAAACGAAGAGAATGACTTCTTCGGTGGATACATCAAATTTGATGGTGAGGATGGTGCAGAAGTGtttaatgatgaaaatgaagactCCAACATAATCTATCAAAGTCCTTGGCCACGTAATCAGCCTGAATGGTCAAGCAAAAAGCTTGAATCTTTGGAACAGAAAGATGAATACTATGCATCTGGGAGTGCCATTTTGTCAAGGAATCCAACAGCAAGGCGTTCTCTGTGTTTCAACCCGGAACTGAGTTCAGAATCAGCATATTCCATTTGCGCATCAAAGTCACCAAAAAAAGCTTCAGACTTGGAAATTCGGGACTCATTGGTTGGAGAGAAGAAGCTAACAAGGAGAAGCAGGTTACAGGTGTTTCAGGATATTACTCTTCTCCCTGAAACCCCACGATTAGTCTAAGATTTATTTGTCTCTACACAAGTATCCTCATGGATGGGGAAGGATCACATTGTTGGCTTAAATAAGGATCTTATGGATGGAGAATGATCACATTGGTAAGAGTTATTGGTTTAATTACAGGATCATGGATCACAATTATTGAAAGAAGTTGTCCATTAAGGTAGCTTATTCTttcattcaaattcatttttttatttgtagtaaGTTCTGTAGATCCATGTTCATCAACCAGAATTCTGTAAAATAGTTGCCTCTGCTTGTATTGAAACTGGAAGAGTGCCAATATTTCTGGTACACTCACAGATTGTTCTTCAATTTACTAGTTTCATTACTGACATTATGTACTGCTCCTTCtacaatgaattgaaaaaaaatgtgctTCTCTTTGTTCCTATGTTAGGATTTGCAACTTATTTTCATGTTTACAGGAAGTGTATAAGTTTCTCCAGTGGTATTGAGACTGGAAGAATGGCTACTTCTGGTACCAATTTTCtcacaatcaatgaaagaaaaccAGTATAACCACTTTTTTTTGCCTTTTATAATTCAGATAACCAGTAAGAATAGAACCATACAATTTTGGTAGAGGTGTCAAACGAATTAAGTTAACTTTAGAAATTTTGTAATCTGAGTGACACACCATAAATAGATAGATTAAGTGAATTAACTTATTTACGCAAATTTTATTCTCTGAACTTGGTTCATGTATTAATCAAAATCCTATTGACTTAACCTAGCTATTTATACCAATACAATAAAGATATTCACCAGTTTAAGAATTTAAGTGATTAGAAAGTGATAATACAAAGTGTAGTAAGTAAAAGCAGAAATACCAACTTCAACAAATCAATTAAGATTTAAAACATTcgatcaattaattaaaaaaacaaacaaacaaagtgTGAGcctaaattgttaaaaataagggttaaatatgtttttagtccctatactttggggcgattttggttttagtccctctttcaaactatagtacaatttagtcctttaactttagaaaactctggttttagtcctttttaccaaatttttttaactttatttacggTTTCAAACGCGTTTATCAGTTAACATtggagcaaaaatgtgtcaaacagtgtaaaacattggagcaaaaatgtgtcaaacagtgtaaacaatccaaatgctataatgtaacgtgttTGAAAccgtaaataaagttaaaaaaatttggtaaaaaggactaaaaccagagttttctaaagttgaaggactaaattgtattataatttgaaagaggaactaaaactaaaatcgccccaaaacatagggattaaaaacatatttaaccctaaaaataatgaatacttttaataaaaaatattatacaaatatatgaatgaaCTTACCTCTAAACCAACCTCTCTAATTAAACGACAAGATTTAATTAAACGATTAAatacgttatttttttttatcaattcaaTACAAGTGAAATTTGTAGTGAGTTAAATTAACAATGTAAGTCACTTAAAAGTCATatcactaaataaaaaaaaaaaaaaaacttaacgacaaatacttaatttaaaaatataaatttattaaatacttaatacatcacaaaaaattattttccaacTTTATGCCatagttaaaacataattattgcAATCAATCAAAACGTTTTTGTGTGGAGATCATgtccaatttcaatttcttattcttttaagtgaaggtttaattttgatatgttttttCCTGTAAAATACTTACGGTGTAAAAAACATTAGAAATCATTCCACCAtcatattgaaaattatatttaaagtgttttttcattaattaatttttcatattagcaatatattaaaatcaaacccTTAGAATGACTATTATAACATTAATAGTTTTGATTATACATCAATCTACAGGTGAATAACAGAATAACTGTTTATACTATCcgtgtattttaattaaattaaaaaaaaaaactttaacacATTCTTTGActctcataaaataaaattaacacaatttttttttttctaaactttccAGGTGATGACAAATACTTAAGTTTCTGTAATCAATACTTGAAAAATCAACGTAAACTCGTAACCTTAAATCAAAGCGAAGCGGCAAGCGAACTTAGCATAGTGGTACTCCGAGTCAGTCCAACCCCGACCACAGAAGCATTTCAACAACGTTGTCACACCACCATGGAATCCGCGCTTACAGCTTCTAACTGGAACCGTTCTTTGATTCGAATCCAAAACACTAGACCACGCTTCCGTGCCATGCGCCCCACTGTAATACGTTGTTCGATCAACTCGTATCGTTTGTCCAAACTCACTCCCTCCGAGCTTCAGAGCCTCAAGAGCCGACCCCGCATCGATTTCTCTTCAATTTTCAGTGTGGTGAGTGATGGGCTTTTCTCTTTCGCTTTCCTTTCAGATGGGTCAGGCTcaaaaattttccttttcttgccCCTTTTCAGGTTAACCCCATTGTCGATGATGTTCACAAAAGGGGGGACGTTGCAGTTAAAGAGTTCGACTCTTCTTCTTTGAATGCCATCTATGATCTTGTTATTGTTTATGTGTGGTTTCTTACCTTCTTTGCTTATGTAACTTCACCTTTGTGTTTTGTAGGTACACTTCAAAGTTTGATAAAGTTGAGCTTGaaaagattgttgagattgtctTGGATCTCCCTGACCCCGTGGTATGTTTGTTTCAATATCCATACCTTGTCAAGGCATgtttgaattgaaaaagaagtttttgttttcattattttgcttttcctttcaattataaaaatgtcGCCTTATTGTATTTCTTGTATTCAACTGTTTGTATATCAAATGGCCGAAACACTGTCAACAAATTAGAAATTGCCATGCATGATAAGTTTATTGCGTTTTTGTAAAAACTACTTTAGAACTCTACCTAGATTGGTTGACATTATAAAAATCTCTCAGTACATAGGAATTGATCTTGaactattttaaatacaaatttttgaaaagaaatgaactaagtaaaaatgaaaacccTCTCAATGCATATAAATTGGTCTCAACTATTTCTTAGTGTTTTGGTTGAAGATGTGCCTCTTATTACTATCCACTTTCTGTTTCGGTGATGTTGGTTTGGGTGcaattattataatgattttttttgccttttttttGCAGCTTGATCCTCCTATTAAGGAAGCTTTTGATGTTGCCTACAACAATATTTATGCATTTCATTCTGCTCAGAAGTCACCTGAGAAAAGTGTTGAAAACATGAAAGTATGTCTATGCTCTTGCTTGTAGGCTGGCTAAGTTGGGTGGACGACCAGGGGCTTAATGATTTAAGGCTGCATTGACACTGAGCATAATTAAACTTATTCTTGTGTGTTACTGAgtcaaaataagaaatatttggTGGCAGGATCTAGTTAATGTAGCTAGGTCTTGCAGCATTATCTAGGAATAGTTAAATAATACTAGTACTGGAAAGATAGAATGGATATAGCATTTTTTTCAGTTGTGATTATGTACTTTTTCTGTCCTTTGTAAGtctctatctttttatttttttttaaatttttttatgtcatgTCATGTCATTTGGTTATTATGCCTACATGTTTATTTGTTCTCGAGTTCTTATTACCCAATTTATGTGAATCTTGAGTTTTCTGAAAATCCCAGGGGGTCCAATGCAAAAGAGTTGCAAGAAGTATTAACTCCGTGGGTCTTTATGTTCCAGGGGGAACTGCTGTATTACCTTCAACAGCATTGATGCTTGCAGTTGTACGTTTAATAATATTTCAGTACCTCTTATGtctttcaatattatataatttttatattgtgtaCTTGATATTTATCTTGCTCAATCTAGCTGAtggttaattattttctataccAGCCTGCACAAATTGCAGGATGTAAAACTATTGTTCTTGCAAATCCTCCAACTCGGGATGGCACTACATGCAAGGTGTTTATCTATTTTGTATGGAAGTTGTAGTTATGATGTCCTTCTTGTTCTGACCAGTGTTTTTCTGCAGGAGGTATTGTATTGTGCAAAGAAGGCCGGGGTAACTCACATTCTCAAAGCTGGAGGAGCACAGGTTCGAAGCATGATAGTATAAGATAGCATTTATCTGGTTTTGTCATCCGAATCTACTatcattatatttatctttattctaTATGTTTGTATCATTCTTCATAAATTAAACCGTGATTCATATGCCATTTCTCTTCATTGTAGGCCATATCTGCTATGGCTTGGGGAACAGAAACTTGTCCAAAGGTGGCTAGCCTCTCCTTTAACCCATCTTTGTCGTTTGCTTCTCCATGATAGTTAATGGATTCAACTTTATTTCCTACTATTTGTTTTCTCTGTATTAGTCATTTAGTATATCATATTCAAATATGATTGCTATTCACGATTTGATATAGTGAAACTCATGCCATGATAGAATATCAAACTTATCATATCACCCCTTCGTAtttgtttgatcattttaattttaattatgaatgtGGTGAAATTTGCAGGTTGAAAAGATTTTTGGCCCTGGAAACCAATATGTCACTGCTGCAAAAATGATACTTCAAGTaaccatatttttattatattacaatataCAATCTATTTTCTCTATTAGATTTCGTTTGTTGAATCTTAAATCTTCTTCATCTCTTTACCTTTTGAAAGTCTTCTGCAGAACAGTGAAGCCATGATTTCCATTGACATGCCGGCTGGCCCATCTGAAGTTTTGGTCATTGCAGACGAGCATGCAGTTCCATCTCATGTAGCTGCTGATTTGCTTTCGCAGGTTCAATAAGTTTTAATAATACCTCCTATTTATTTTACATGCAAAACATTATTCACCAATTCACATTCattatgaaaatttgtaatctttctttgtCATCAGCTTAGAAACAAAAGTCATGTTCTAAAGTAATTTGTACGTTATTCTAAAAGCTTCTATTTCTAGTTTCTACATAATGATAGTTTTCCAAAATTCAATATAGAGTGACATaggaaatattaattaattgaagaTTAATCACCATATCTGGAAAACaaccaaaattataaactatgGAGATGGGGTATAGAAgcatttgtttgtttgttaaaaaCCTGATTATGATTTAGGGCTGTCTTAGTCGCCATTGAAGGTGCAACGAATACACCACACTAGAGTAAACATATTGAACACTATTCTTCGGTTAAGGCCCAAT
Above is a genomic segment from Vigna radiata var. radiata cultivar VC1973A chromosome 10, Vradiata_ver6, whole genome shotgun sequence containing:
- the LOC106775200 gene encoding uncharacterized protein LOC106775200, which encodes MLFERGSPARCFMTPPPQPPSPWKTIRSRSPSMPFSERKKSPNSVNKSDLFHIIHKVPSGDSPYVKAKQVQLVEKDPGRAISLFWAAINAGDRVESALKDMALVMKQLNRSDEAIEAIKSFRHLCPSESQDSLDNILVELFKRSGRVDEEIAMLHHKLKLIEDGITFVGRTTKQARSQGKKIQITAEQEISRILGNLAWAYLQKEDYKTAEEHYRKALSFEVDRNKQCNLAICLMHMNKIKEAKFLLQAVRAATKNRKMDDSFAKSFERASQMLIEIETTSSSSENASFSMTSLPQCSSQGFENLTRKSSDRVKSRTENQSDTSEGDVSHARRRLYQSPDPGRRDLNLYVPCTKPKRCSWGFNNGYRKEAWGDVHSDSKSSFGTPPKDKHVTRMLNSRENGLSSPASEKWRSSTLEGPALLKHEDTTVTNSDLLHTLNTEAAVEFTDQEKSSAGDSGHRYIMSESHAMVENDIDDSASGNGKPYEKKSWADIVEEEQNEENDFFGGYIKFDGEDGAEVFNDENEDSNIIYQSPWPRNQPEWSSKKLESLEQKDEYYASGSAILSRNPTARRSLCFNPELSSESAYSICASKSPKKASDLEIRDSLVGEKKLTRRSRLQVFQDITLLPETPRLV
- the LOC106774562 gene encoding histidinol dehydrogenase, chloroplastic-like gives rise to the protein MESALTASNWNRSLIRIQNTRPRFRAMRPTVIRCSINSYRLSKLTPSELQSLKSRPRIDFSSIFSVVNPIVDDVHKRGDVAVKEYTSKFDKVELEKIVEIVLDLPDPVLDPPIKEAFDVAYNNIYAFHSAQKSPEKSVENMKGVQCKRVARSINSVGLYVPGGTAVLPSTALMLAVPAQIAGCKTIVLANPPTRDGTTCKEVLYCAKKAGVTHILKAGGAQAISAMAWGTETCPKVEKIFGPGNQYVTAAKMILQNSEAMISIDMPAGPSEVLVIADEHAVPSHVAADLLSQAEHGPDSQVVLVIAGDGVDLNAIQEELSKQCQSLPRGEFASKALSHSFIVHARDMLEAINFSNLYAPEHLIINVKDAEKWESFIENAGSVFLGPWTPESVGDYASGTNHVLPTYGYARMYGGVSLDSFMKYITVQSLTEEGLRNLGPYVATMAEVEGLEAHKRAVTLRLQDIEAKKVSR